A window of the Thermogemmatispora onikobensis genome harbors these coding sequences:
- a CDS encoding AMP-binding protein, which produces MTTISLPSTSNAGRVLPSRAALPPGRLFASLQRGARRTPGKALLVEAESGNELSYRQALAGLALLQRLFGPPPQRIMLALPGGLLTGLVWLTALSSGYDLIPVPPAASADEARRLLERQRPSILCAADEGESAWSAQLLSPGQRLFTASQLAEHVSHAPEPEQALSVREGRVYLSTSGSTGEPKWLALSERQIAWTAEQVRRSHALTSVDRGLTTLPFFHINAPVVSLCASLLAGATLIVAPRFSRRRFWSWVERYEATWISVVPTIVALLLENEEQPAFLPGRLRFARSASAPLPPANLRAFEERFGIPLIETYGLSEAGSQVAANPLPPAPHKPGSVGHPTGVAMRICLPRDQAVAQGLDESVLYDLPPGAVGEICIAGPNVISAYEDGAGASSFQQGWFRTGDLGYFDEDGYLFIKGRLREVINRGGENIAPREIEETLQEHQAVREVAVVGRPDPLYGEVVVAYLSLQEGRQLSVEELRRYARQRLSPPRVPVDFLILPELPRNATGKIDRRLLRTREQARGELQQIAREEASRQP; this is translated from the coding sequence ATGACTACTATTAGCCTGCCTTCAACGAGCAATGCCGGGCGAGTGCTCCCGTCGCGGGCTGCGCTCCCACCCGGTCGTCTGTTTGCCAGCTTGCAGCGCGGAGCCCGGCGGACGCCGGGCAAGGCTCTGCTCGTTGAGGCCGAGAGTGGAAACGAGCTGAGCTACAGGCAGGCGCTGGCGGGCCTGGCCCTTCTGCAGCGACTCTTTGGTCCACCGCCTCAGCGCATCATGCTCGCCCTGCCGGGCGGCCTGCTCACCGGCCTGGTCTGGCTGACAGCCCTCAGCAGCGGCTACGATCTGATTCCTGTGCCGCCAGCGGCCAGCGCCGACGAGGCCCGCCGTTTGCTCGAACGGCAGCGCCCGAGCATTCTCTGCGCTGCCGACGAGGGAGAAAGCGCCTGGAGCGCACAGCTCTTGTCGCCTGGGCAGCGTCTTTTCACAGCCTCACAGCTTGCTGAGCATGTGAGCCATGCCCCGGAGCCGGAGCAGGCCCTGAGTGTCCGCGAGGGGCGAGTCTATCTCAGCACCTCTGGCAGTACGGGCGAGCCGAAGTGGCTGGCCCTCAGCGAGCGCCAGATCGCCTGGACTGCCGAGCAGGTGCGCCGCAGCCACGCCCTGACCAGCGTCGACCGCGGTCTGACCACCCTGCCGTTCTTCCACATTAATGCGCCCGTTGTCAGTCTCTGCGCCTCGCTGCTGGCCGGGGCCACACTCATCGTGGCCCCGCGCTTCAGCCGCCGCCGCTTCTGGTCGTGGGTGGAGCGCTACGAAGCTACCTGGATCAGCGTTGTGCCCACCATCGTGGCCCTGCTGCTCGAAAACGAGGAGCAGCCCGCTTTTCTGCCGGGTCGGCTGCGCTTCGCGCGCAGCGCTTCGGCCCCGCTGCCGCCGGCCAACCTGCGCGCCTTTGAAGAGCGCTTTGGCATCCCGCTGATTGAGACCTACGGGCTGTCAGAGGCCGGCAGCCAGGTCGCGGCTAATCCCCTGCCGCCGGCCCCTCACAAGCCCGGCTCGGTGGGCCATCCAACTGGCGTCGCCATGCGCATCTGTCTGCCGCGGGATCAGGCCGTGGCTCAGGGCCTGGACGAGTCCGTACTCTATGACCTGCCACCGGGCGCAGTGGGTGAGATCTGCATCGCCGGCCCCAACGTCATCAGCGCCTACGAGGACGGCGCCGGCGCCTCCTCCTTCCAGCAGGGCTGGTTCCGCACCGGCGACCTGGGCTACTTCGACGAGGACGGCTATCTCTTCATCAAGGGACGGCTGCGCGAAGTTATCAACCGCGGCGGCGAGAACATCGCCCCCCGCGAGATCGAAGAGACCCTCCAGGAACACCAGGCAGTGCGCGAGGTTGCCGTCGTTGGACGCCCTGATCCGCTCTATGGTGAGGTCGTGGTCGCCTACCTGAGCCTGCAGGAGGGCCGCCAGCTCAGCGTCGAGGAGTTGCGCCGCTACGCCCGCCAGCGCCTCAGCCCGCCGCGCGTCCCCGTCGATTTCCTGATCCTGCCCGAACTGCCACGCAACGCCACCGGCAAGATCGACCGCCGCCTGCTACGCACGCGCGAGCAAGCGCGTGGCGAGCTCCAGCAGATTGCCAGGGAGGAGGCCAGTCGTCAACCTTGA
- a CDS encoding acyltransferase gives MSQTSTSLSSSVRRASDSPGPRAGSGKRPHVYELDPLRACTALSVIAVHVLAATAFLNGNGPGYAIQNAFLVAFHFTREIFMFVTAFALVYVYNGRRFPLGQFWRKRSLGVIFPYVFWSLVYVVVNTHPSSWSTFFKTALFDVATGNASYQLYYILLTIQFYLIFPLFMGLLKRWQRHPWLLLFGSFALQVLLFYVDYHTVQRSSDPFWHTVAVYQDRFVLMYQFYFVLGGLAALYFERVRAFVLRHARLIIILFVLTLLALWVHFAEQISVYREPMGYATSVLQPSMVFYSVAVIGLALWLCSRWAIGFADLPGREVSKRLSVRFWALCSDASFGVYLIHVLILNQLRGSLLSLLPGSWPVALRVVLLWSAVAILSLAISSALMYTPWLSRLVGRAGPRPRSTGSHQSQRQGGQAEALPDAGRRQPAPTPTPTAATIALVPAVSQTGPADAAGASAPQDLRSGALARYEQQAQHKNHCPDSAGPGLSDGRHAL, from the coding sequence TTGAGCCAGACCAGTACCAGCCTCAGCAGCAGCGTTCGTCGTGCTAGCGACAGCCCCGGCCCCAGAGCCGGCAGCGGGAAGCGACCGCATGTCTACGAGCTAGATCCCTTGCGCGCCTGCACGGCCCTCAGCGTTATCGCGGTGCATGTCCTGGCGGCCACCGCCTTCCTCAATGGGAACGGGCCAGGCTATGCCATCCAGAACGCCTTTCTCGTGGCCTTCCACTTCACGCGCGAGATCTTCATGTTCGTCACGGCCTTCGCCCTCGTCTATGTCTACAACGGGCGCCGCTTCCCGCTTGGGCAATTCTGGAGAAAGCGCAGCCTGGGCGTCATCTTCCCTTACGTCTTCTGGAGCCTGGTCTATGTTGTCGTTAACACGCATCCCAGCTCCTGGAGCACCTTTTTCAAGACGGCCCTCTTCGATGTGGCCACCGGCAACGCCTCCTATCAGCTCTACTACATTCTGCTCACCATCCAGTTCTACCTGATCTTCCCGCTCTTCATGGGCCTGCTCAAGCGCTGGCAGCGCCATCCCTGGCTGCTCTTGTTCGGCAGCTTCGCGCTGCAGGTCCTGCTCTTCTACGTCGACTACCATACGGTACAGCGTAGCAGCGATCCCTTCTGGCACACAGTGGCTGTCTATCAAGACCGCTTCGTTCTGATGTACCAGTTTTACTTTGTGCTAGGCGGGCTGGCAGCTCTCTACTTCGAACGGGTGCGCGCCTTCGTGCTGCGTCACGCTCGTCTGATTATCATTCTCTTTGTGCTGACTTTACTGGCGCTCTGGGTTCATTTTGCCGAGCAGATCAGCGTTTATCGCGAGCCAATGGGCTACGCCACTTCTGTCCTGCAGCCGAGTATGGTATTCTATAGCGTAGCGGTTATCGGCCTGGCTCTCTGGCTCTGCAGTCGCTGGGCGATTGGTTTTGCGGATCTCCCGGGTCGGGAGGTGAGCAAGCGTCTGAGCGTGCGCTTCTGGGCACTCTGCTCGGATGCCTCCTTTGGCGTCTACCTGATCCATGTCTTGATCCTCAACCAACTGCGTGGCAGCCTGCTCTCACTCCTGCCAGGAAGCTGGCCCGTCGCCCTGCGCGTCGTCCTGCTCTGGTCTGCCGTAGCCATACTCTCACTGGCGATCAGCAGCGCGCTGATGTATACACCCTGGCTGAGCCGCCTGGTAGGGCGCGCAGGACCGCGGCCTCGCAGCACTGGCAGCCACCAGAGTCAGAGGCAAGGGGGCCAAGCCGAGGCCCTGCCCGACGCTGGCAGAAGGCAGCCCGCTCCAACACCAACACCAACAGCAGCGACGATCGCCCTTGTGCCGGCAGTCTCGCAGACCGGCCCCGCAGATGCCGCTGGCGCCTCCGCGCCTCAAGATCTCCGGTCTGGAGCACTGGCTCGCTATGAGCAACAAGCACAACATAAGAACCATTGTCCTGATAGTGCTGGTCCTGGCCTGTCTGATGGGCGCCACGCTCTATAG
- a CDS encoding prolyl oligopeptidase family serine peptidase, protein MSNKHNIRTIVLIVLVLACLMGATLYSLRGSLGLRRSVASPLALQPHRNEQQEPLTSRRLTPAPTASASLLAPALPGLNYLGFTAHLFSQGGNSLVYYLYVPQPLNPQQRYPLVLLLHGGGERSRPNYTAAQNEQLLLNQSYVRVWSSDYQGPANPHIQQRWPCFVLVPQMKQGQQWVNVPIHGGSYHQPAQPSIPLQLTKALLDRVLHAYANNIDRTRLYVTGLSNGGYGTWDAIERWPDLFAAAAPIAGAGDPSLAARIKSLPIWAFHGSADPVVPVSGSRDMIAALRAAGGQPRYTEFAGAGHGVWGYVYSLENSPLRVSDFFPWLFSQHR, encoded by the coding sequence ATGAGCAACAAGCACAACATAAGAACCATTGTCCTGATAGTGCTGGTCCTGGCCTGTCTGATGGGCGCCACGCTCTATAGTCTGCGCGGCTCCCTCGGCCTGCGCCGGAGCGTGGCCTCGCCGCTGGCGCTTCAGCCTCACCGCAACGAGCAGCAGGAGCCGCTGACGAGCCGGCGCCTGACACCGGCTCCTACGGCAAGCGCTTCCCTGCTCGCGCCGGCCCTGCCCGGCCTCAACTACCTGGGCTTCACTGCGCACCTCTTCTCGCAGGGGGGCAACAGCCTGGTCTACTATCTGTATGTCCCCCAGCCGCTCAATCCTCAGCAGCGCTACCCGCTGGTGCTGCTCCTCCACGGAGGAGGAGAGCGCAGCCGGCCCAATTATACCGCCGCCCAGAATGAGCAGCTCCTGCTCAATCAGTCATACGTGCGTGTCTGGAGCAGCGACTATCAGGGACCGGCCAACCCGCACATCCAGCAACGCTGGCCCTGCTTCGTGCTGGTCCCGCAGATGAAACAGGGGCAGCAATGGGTCAACGTCCCCATTCACGGCGGCTCCTATCACCAGCCAGCTCAGCCAAGCATCCCGCTCCAGCTGACGAAGGCCCTGCTCGACCGAGTGCTGCACGCCTATGCCAACAACATTGACCGCACGCGCCTCTATGTCACGGGCCTTTCGAACGGTGGCTACGGGACCTGGGACGCCATTGAGCGCTGGCCGGATCTCTTCGCCGCCGCGGCCCCCATCGCCGGCGCTGGCGACCCCTCGCTGGCTGCGCGCATCAAGAGTCTGCCGATCTGGGCCTTCCACGGCTCCGCCGATCCAGTAGTGCCCGTCAGCGGCTCGCGCGACATGATTGCGGCCCTGCGCGCTGCCGGAGGCCAGCCACGCTATACCGAGTTCGCCGGCGCCGGGCATGGCGTCTGGGGCTACGTCTACTCGCTGGAGAATAGCCCCTTGCGCGTCAGCGACTTCTTCCCCTGGCTCTTCTCACAGCACCGCTGA